A stretch of the Bradyrhizobium sp. CCBAU 53351 genome encodes the following:
- a CDS encoding response regulator — translation MAKTVLIVEDNELNMKLFRDLLEAHGYQTSGTSNGYEALDLVRKMRPDLVLMDIQLPQVSGLEVTRWIKDDPDLRSIPVVAVTAFAMKGDEERIREGGCEAYLSKPISVGKFIETVRRFIG, via the coding sequence ATGGCTAAGACCGTCCTGATCGTGGAAGACAACGAGCTCAACATGAAGCTCTTCCGCGACCTGTTGGAGGCGCACGGCTATCAGACCTCCGGCACCAGCAACGGCTACGAGGCGCTCGACCTCGTTCGCAAGATGCGGCCCGACCTCGTGCTGATGGATATCCAGTTGCCGCAGGTCTCCGGCCTCGAGGTGACGCGCTGGATCAAGGACGATCCGGATCTGCGTTCCATTCCCGTCGTCGCGGTCACGGCTTTCGCGATGAAGGGCGACGAAGAACGCATCCGCGAGGGCGGCTGCGAGGCCTATTTGTCCAAGCCGATCTCGGTCGGCAAATTCATCGAGACGGTCCGGCGTTTCATCGGATAG
- a CDS encoding PleD family two-component system response regulator, which translates to MSARILVVDDVPANVKLLEARLSAEYFDVMTAANGTEALAICARAECDIILLDVMMPDMDGFEVCRRLKTDPATHHIPVVMVTALDSPSDRNRGLEAGADDFLTKPVSDVVLIARVRSLTRLKMMTDELRMRAITSLEIGMQAPERSAVADTGKGGRILLVDDRESSYERLATILAAEHTIDVEPNPTEALFHAAEGNYDLLIVSLDLNNFDGLRLCSQARSLERTRHVPILAIADPENSTRLLRGLEIGVNDYLLRPIDKTELLARARTQIRRRRYTDHLRDNVQNSIEMAITDALTGLHNRRYMESHLATLAEQAATRGKPLALMILDIDFFKSINDNYGHDAGDDVLREFAVRVRKSIRGIDLACRYGGEEFVIVMPETDLHVAGMVAERLRRSIAGEPFAIHKGAKRIEVTISIGLTTLEQKGEAVADVLKRADTALYRAKHDGRNRVVSQAA; encoded by the coding sequence GTGTCTGCGCGTATCCTGGTCGTCGATGACGTCCCTGCCAACGTCAAGCTGCTCGAGGCCCGCCTTTCCGCCGAATATTTCGACGTGATGACCGCCGCGAACGGCACCGAGGCGCTGGCGATCTGCGCCCGTGCCGAATGCGACATCATCCTGCTCGACGTGATGATGCCTGACATGGACGGCTTCGAGGTCTGTCGCCGCCTCAAGACCGATCCGGCCACGCATCACATTCCCGTCGTCATGGTGACGGCGCTCGACAGTCCGTCCGACCGCAACCGCGGGCTCGAGGCCGGCGCCGATGATTTCCTCACAAAACCCGTCTCCGACGTCGTCCTGATCGCGCGCGTGCGTTCGCTGACGCGGCTGAAGATGATGACCGATGAGCTGCGCATGCGCGCCATCACCTCGCTCGAGATCGGCATGCAGGCGCCCGAGCGCAGTGCCGTGGCCGACACCGGCAAGGGCGGCCGCATCCTGCTGGTCGACGATCGCGAGTCCTCCTACGAGCGGCTGGCGACGATCCTCGCGGCCGAGCACACCATCGATGTCGAGCCGAACCCGACGGAGGCGCTGTTCCACGCGGCCGAGGGCAATTACGATCTCCTGATCGTCTCGCTCGACCTCAACAATTTCGACGGCCTCAGGCTGTGCAGCCAGGCGCGCTCGCTGGAGCGCACGCGGCATGTGCCGATCCTGGCCATCGCGGACCCCGAGAACTCGACGCGGCTGCTCCGCGGCCTCGAGATCGGCGTCAACGACTATCTGCTGCGTCCCATCGACAAGACCGAGCTGCTGGCGCGCGCCCGCACCCAGATCCGCCGCCGCCGCTACACCGATCATCTGCGCGACAACGTGCAGAACTCGATCGAGATGGCGATCACCGACGCGCTCACCGGCCTGCACAATCGCCGCTACATGGAGAGCCATCTGGCAACGCTCGCCGAGCAGGCCGCAACGCGCGGCAAGCCGCTGGCGCTGATGATCCTGGACATCGACTTCTTCAAGTCGATCAACGACAATTACGGCCACGACGCCGGTGACGACGTGCTGCGCGAATTCGCGGTGCGGGTGCGCAAGTCGATCAGGGGCATCGATCTCGCCTGCCGCTACGGCGGCGAGGAATTCGTCATCGTGATGCCGGAGACCGATCTCCACGTCGCCGGCATGGTCGCCGAGCGCCTGCGCCGCTCGATCGCGGGCGAGCCGTTCGCGATCCACAAAGGTGCGAAGCGCATCGAGGTCACGATCTCGATCGGCCTGACCACGCTGGAGCAGAAGGGCGAGGCGGTCGCCGACGTGCTCAAGCGCGCCGACACCGCGCTCTACCGGGCCAAGCACGACGGCCGCAATCGCGTGGTGTCGCAGGCGGCGTGA